The Arachis hypogaea cultivar Tifrunner chromosome 14, arahy.Tifrunner.gnm2.J5K5, whole genome shotgun sequence genome has a segment encoding these proteins:
- the LOC112742487 gene encoding cyclin-T1-5-like: MLGIFFKRTNPILLMEVSNQILELYEQNRISPSQESEVEASGGGATRSATKAPGSNEEQASKHTSSHPAPYHSSAENHVVAPMGTENQSNDGSAEMGSEITDHKADLEIRESRNSEQFPLKDNKREVKNRSKFGTERIVSGDQDRIVGTKEASEVGRKDDLGSHKYSSVGQNMELREGPVGHSPKEEMKMIDTDKVEDERNKRERRRNWSKLDEADHRDHEEIGDDKRTSMKGQLQKDMDADNAEEREMLDDASSLSNNRKRKMGSPPLDRQPEMKKRGTSGLSEDGNVKGRVGYDYEE, encoded by the exons ATGTTAGGCATTTTCTTCAAGAGAACAAACCCAATTTTGCTCATGG AAGTTAGCAATCAAATATTGGAACTCTATGAGCAGAATAGAATATCACCATCTCAAGAAAGTGAAGTAGAAGCAAGTGGTGGAGGGGCAACGAGATCTGCTACAAAAGCTCCTGGTTCGAATGAGGAGCAGGCCTCAAAACATACATCCTCACATCCAGCTCCGTATCACTCATCTGCAGAAAATCATGTGGTAGCACCTATGGGAACAGAAAACCAAAGCAATGATGGGAGTGCAGAAATGGGCAGTGAGATTACTGACCACAAGGCTGACCTGGAAATAAGAGAGTCCCGGAACTCTGAACAGTTTCCTCTGAAAGATAACAAGAGAGAAGTAAAAAATAGATCTAAATTTGGGACTGAACGCATAGTTTCAGGAGACCAGGATAGAATTGTTGGGACAAAGGAGGCTTCAGAAGTAGGAAGGAAGGATGATCTGGGTTCGCATAAGTATAGCAGTGTTGGTCAAAATATGGAGCTTCGTGAAGGTCCTGTTGGTCACTCAcccaaagaagaaatgaagatgatTGACACAGACAAAG TTGAGGACGAGAGAAACAAGCGCGAGAGAAGACGGAACTGGTCTAAACTGGACGAGGCAGATCACCGTGACCATGAGGAAATCGGAGATGATAAACGCACAAGCATGAAGGGACAATTACAGAAAGACATGGATGCAGACAATGCAGAAGAGAGGGAGATGTTAGATGATGCTTCATCCCTGTCTAACAATCGCAAGAGAAAGATGGGAAGCCCTCCTCTGGATAGGCAACCGGAGATGAAAAAGCGGGGTACTTCCGGTCTCTCTGAGGATGGAAATGTGAAAGGTAGAGTTGGCTATGACTATGAGGAATGA